A genomic region of Streptosporangium lutulentum contains the following coding sequences:
- a CDS encoding STAS domain-containing protein, with protein MRAEKVIAVVDGVGNGSLRIFFTGPSAGVRCEGDIDATTRPVLVRALAVVAEQTSGDLYADLGDVGFIDVGGLRVLIETTSGLAGDRRLIVSFLKPHTLRIIDMCGWTDLLMTGVSSASSGRRTIDHSSEVT; from the coding sequence ATGCGCGCCGAGAAGGTGATCGCGGTGGTCGATGGGGTCGGCAACGGTTCGCTACGCATTTTTTTCACCGGGCCGTCGGCCGGTGTGCGCTGTGAGGGGGACATCGACGCCACGACCCGCCCCGTCCTGGTCCGGGCACTGGCCGTGGTCGCGGAGCAGACCAGCGGTGACCTGTACGCCGACCTCGGTGACGTGGGCTTCATCGACGTGGGCGGTCTGCGGGTGCTGATCGAGACGACGTCCGGTCTGGCCGGTGATCGAAGGCTCATCGTCAGTTTCCTGAAGCCGCATACCCTGCGAATCATCGACATGTGCGGCTGGACGGATCTTCTCATGACAGGTGTGAGCAGCGCGTCATCTGGTAGGAGAACGATCGACCACTCCTCAGAGGTAACGTGA
- a CDS encoding IclR family transcriptional regulator: protein MGSSRPSVTERALSILGAFSPGRTAMSLAEISRQTGLPPATAHRLLGELTRWGALERDDEGVYRVGLRLWEVGALAPRGLGLREAAMPFLEDLYEATHENVQLAVLDGLEVLYVERIAGRDAVHVFTQIGLRFPAHATGVGLALLAHAHPDVQERAIAGPLRRFTPKTLCSGGQLRRVLAGIRRTGVAISDGQVELQALSVAAPVFGPADTAVAAVSIVVPADGFDWRVLVPAVRASARGISRALGAPRALRSPDSAIHNGD, encoded by the coding sequence ATGGGATCCAGCAGGCCGTCCGTCACCGAGCGGGCCCTGAGCATCCTGGGCGCCTTCTCCCCCGGCCGGACCGCGATGTCGCTGGCGGAGATCAGCCGGCAGACCGGGCTGCCGCCCGCCACCGCGCACCGGCTGCTGGGCGAGCTCACCCGGTGGGGCGCGCTGGAGAGGGACGACGAAGGCGTCTACCGGGTCGGCCTGCGGCTCTGGGAGGTCGGGGCGCTGGCGCCTCGCGGCCTGGGCCTGCGGGAGGCCGCGATGCCGTTCCTCGAAGACCTCTACGAGGCGACCCATGAGAATGTCCAGCTCGCGGTGCTGGACGGGCTCGAAGTCCTTTACGTCGAGCGGATCGCGGGCCGGGACGCGGTGCACGTCTTCACCCAGATCGGCCTTCGGTTCCCCGCCCACGCGACCGGCGTCGGCCTCGCCCTGCTCGCCCACGCGCACCCGGACGTGCAAGAACGCGCGATCGCCGGGCCCCTGAGGCGGTTCACGCCCAAGACGCTCTGCTCGGGCGGGCAGCTCCGCCGGGTGCTGGCGGGGATTCGCAGGACCGGGGTGGCCATCAGCGACGGTCAGGTGGAGCTGCAGGCGCTGTCGGTCGCCGCGCCCGTCTTCGGACCGGCGGACACCGCGGTGGCGGCCGTGTCCATCGTCGTTCCGGCCGACGGCTTCGACTGGCGGGTGCTGGTCCCGGCCGTCAGGGCCAGTGCCCGAGGCATCTCCCGCGCGCTCGGCGCGCCCCGGGCACTGCGGTCACCCGATTCGGCGATCCACAACGGCGACTGA
- a CDS encoding SigE family RNA polymerase sigma factor — MDPGCEADFQKFVVDRSGALFHTAYLMTGDRHAAEDLVQSALARTSAKWRGLRDPAAVEGYVRRVMYHEQVSWWRRRSRVAEVATERLPDQAGEGHADVADLRLVMRTALAQLTPRQRTMLVLRYFEDLSETEIARMLGIGVGSVRSQIYRSLERLRKVAPELSTVREFR, encoded by the coding sequence GTGGATCCAGGATGTGAGGCGGACTTCCAGAAGTTCGTCGTCGATCGGTCGGGTGCGCTGTTCCATACCGCGTACTTGATGACCGGTGACCGGCACGCCGCCGAGGACCTGGTGCAGTCGGCACTGGCGCGGACCTCCGCGAAATGGCGCGGCCTTCGCGATCCGGCGGCCGTCGAGGGATACGTCCGCCGCGTCATGTACCACGAGCAGGTGAGCTGGTGGCGGCGCCGTTCCCGGGTCGCCGAGGTGGCCACCGAACGGCTGCCCGACCAGGCCGGAGAAGGGCACGCCGACGTCGCGGACCTTCGCCTGGTGATGCGTACGGCTCTCGCCCAGCTGACACCCCGGCAGCGGACCATGCTCGTGCTGCGCTACTTCGAGGACCTGTCCGAGACCGAGATCGCGCGGATGCTCGGGATCGGGGTGGGGTCGGTCCGCAGTCAGATCTACCGCTCGCTGGAGCGCCTGAGGAAGGTCGCCCCTGAACTGAGCACCGTGAGGGAGTTCAGATGA
- a CDS encoding BTAD domain-containing putative transcriptional regulator produces MRFGVLGPLAVWTADGEPVTVPGLKVRALLADLLIHEGRPVSADRLVDDLWGEESPANPTGALQVRISQLRRALEEAERGGRDLVVSRRPGYLLQADAEAVDAWRFTALVARAQEIDDPRARATLLSDALALWRGAAFADFADEEFTRAAITRLEEQRFLALEQQAEARLELGEHSLLAGELGDLVARYPLRERLRAAHMRALYLAGRQSEALAGYGELRDRLAEELGLDPGSGLVALHQAILRQDPVLDAVPAPAAPAARPRTNLPAPLTGLIGRDEAVAEVCSLLEAGRLVTLTGSGGVGKTRLAVETARRLAGTFADGAWLVELAALDRPSGQEAARSRLAEMVMAVLDVQDTAGSGEQLTSTERLTGALRPRELLLVLDNCEHVVDQVAELAELLLRAVPGLRILATSQEQLALAGEVVWSVPPLEVPGRAADTDLTLLEQSSAVRLFVARAAAAAQAFTLDADTAPAVAVLCRRLDGIPLALELAATRVRALGVHGLVTRLDDRFRLLATGHRGAPPRQQTLMAMIDWSWELLTGTERVVLRRLAVHADGCTLEAAEAVCAGDDVGVPEVLDTLARLVDRSLVVVVHDAQGPRYRLLESVAAYCVERMQEAGEFERVRRRHHHYYTGIVEKAEPHLYGSGQRQWLRRLDAEAANIRGALDSMVRDGDRDRALRLVNAMAWYWFLRGRLTEARRSLEAALAVTGEASAAVRARAMAWQVGIALLQGDATDRPARRREVLRLYEEADDPGGQARAEWFLSYAGIDLGDLTAGEDLQNRALAAFHALGDRWGVAATLCVRAKLAHIRGDLVTLERDSEQSAKLFGELGDRWGQLEAGGWVGALAEMTGDYERAYRVQQDGLHMAEELGLWAEVAGRLAWLGWISLQRGDYERARRFCERASRLATEQSHRPGQIFAEMGLAFAARKDGRLDLAETHLRNLLEQAPWQDTGEVPPPHLPMIMTELGLVTERRGDVEAALALHLRAVDLATRFDSAREMTGALEGLAGVLVLTGDPARAALLLGAAAAARVSSGLPLTPAERGDIDRIAASARDALGEKGFAVEFEHGGGLTIEGVRSVVVR; encoded by the coding sequence ATGCGTTTTGGGGTGCTGGGGCCGCTCGCGGTATGGACCGCCGACGGCGAACCGGTCACGGTCCCCGGGCTGAAGGTCCGGGCATTGCTGGCAGACCTGCTCATCCACGAAGGACGGCCGGTGTCGGCCGACCGCCTGGTCGACGACCTGTGGGGTGAGGAGTCCCCGGCCAACCCCACGGGCGCGTTGCAGGTCAGGATCTCGCAGTTGCGGCGCGCGCTGGAGGAGGCCGAGCGGGGTGGCCGGGATCTGGTCGTGTCCCGCCGGCCGGGGTATCTCCTTCAGGCGGACGCCGAGGCGGTGGACGCCTGGCGGTTCACGGCGCTGGTCGCGCGGGCTCAGGAAATCGACGACCCGCGAGCCAGAGCGACCCTGCTGTCCGACGCGCTGGCGTTGTGGCGAGGAGCGGCGTTCGCCGACTTCGCCGACGAGGAGTTCACCCGAGCGGCGATCACCCGGCTGGAGGAGCAACGGTTCCTCGCCCTGGAGCAGCAGGCCGAGGCGCGGCTGGAGCTGGGGGAGCACAGTCTCCTGGCCGGTGAGCTCGGCGACCTGGTGGCACGGTATCCGCTCAGGGAGCGGCTGCGCGCCGCGCACATGCGTGCCCTCTATCTCGCCGGACGGCAGAGCGAGGCGCTGGCCGGTTACGGCGAGCTGCGGGATCGGCTGGCCGAGGAACTGGGTCTGGATCCCGGCTCCGGCCTGGTGGCACTCCATCAGGCGATCCTGAGGCAGGACCCGGTCCTGGACGCCGTACCCGCACCGGCCGCCCCGGCGGCACGGCCCCGGACGAACCTTCCCGCGCCGCTCACCGGCCTGATCGGCCGCGACGAAGCGGTCGCCGAGGTGTGTTCCCTGCTGGAGGCGGGCCGGCTGGTGACGCTCACCGGATCCGGCGGGGTGGGCAAGACGCGGCTGGCGGTGGAGACGGCCAGGCGACTGGCCGGCACCTTCGCCGACGGGGCGTGGCTGGTCGAACTGGCCGCGCTCGATCGGCCGTCCGGTCAGGAGGCGGCGAGGTCCCGGCTGGCCGAGATGGTCATGGCGGTCCTGGACGTCCAGGACACCGCGGGCTCGGGAGAGCAGCTGACCTCGACGGAGCGGCTCACCGGTGCGCTGCGTCCCCGGGAGCTGCTGCTGGTGCTGGACAACTGCGAGCATGTGGTCGATCAGGTCGCCGAGCTGGCGGAGCTGCTGTTGCGTGCCGTTCCCGGCCTGCGGATCCTGGCGACCAGCCAGGAACAGCTCGCCCTGGCCGGTGAGGTGGTCTGGAGTGTCCCGCCGTTGGAGGTGCCCGGCCGCGCGGCCGACACGGACCTCACGCTGCTGGAGCAGTCCAGCGCGGTACGGCTGTTCGTCGCGCGGGCGGCGGCCGCGGCGCAGGCGTTCACCCTCGACGCGGACACCGCTCCGGCGGTCGCGGTGCTGTGCCGACGGCTGGACGGGATCCCGCTGGCGCTGGAACTGGCGGCGACCAGGGTGCGCGCGCTGGGCGTCCACGGGCTGGTGACCCGGCTCGACGACCGGTTCAGGCTGCTGGCCACCGGGCACCGGGGCGCCCCGCCGCGCCAGCAGACCCTGATGGCGATGATCGACTGGAGCTGGGAGCTGCTGACCGGGACCGAGCGCGTCGTGCTGCGCCGGTTGGCCGTCCACGCGGACGGCTGCACCCTGGAGGCCGCGGAGGCCGTCTGCGCCGGAGACGACGTGGGAGTCCCGGAGGTGCTGGACACGCTGGCCCGCCTGGTGGACCGCTCCCTGGTCGTGGTGGTGCACGACGCCCAGGGCCCCCGGTACCGGCTGCTGGAGTCGGTGGCGGCCTACTGCGTCGAGCGCATGCAGGAGGCGGGTGAGTTCGAGCGGGTACGGCGACGGCACCACCACTACTACACCGGCATCGTGGAGAAGGCCGAGCCACACCTGTACGGCTCCGGCCAGCGGCAGTGGCTGCGGCGCCTCGACGCCGAGGCCGCCAACATACGCGGCGCCCTCGACAGCATGGTGCGCGACGGAGACCGCGACCGCGCGCTGCGGCTCGTCAACGCGATGGCCTGGTACTGGTTCCTGCGCGGACGCCTCACCGAGGCCCGGCGATCCCTGGAGGCGGCGCTGGCCGTCACCGGTGAGGCGTCCGCCGCCGTCCGGGCCAGAGCCATGGCCTGGCAGGTCGGCATCGCGCTCCTGCAGGGCGACGCCACCGACCGGCCGGCCCGCCGCCGGGAGGTGCTGCGGTTGTACGAGGAGGCCGACGACCCGGGAGGGCAGGCCAGGGCCGAGTGGTTCCTGTCCTACGCCGGAATCGACCTCGGTGATCTGACAGCGGGAGAGGACCTGCAGAACCGGGCGCTGGCGGCCTTCCACGCTCTCGGTGACCGGTGGGGGGTGGCCGCGACCCTCTGCGTCCGGGCCAAACTCGCGCACATCCGGGGAGACCTGGTCACGCTCGAACGTGACAGTGAGCAGAGCGCGAAGCTGTTCGGCGAGCTCGGTGACCGCTGGGGACAGTTGGAGGCCGGCGGGTGGGTCGGCGCTCTGGCCGAGATGACCGGTGACTACGAACGGGCTTACCGGGTGCAACAGGACGGCCTGCACATGGCCGAGGAGCTCGGGCTGTGGGCGGAGGTCGCAGGGCGGCTGGCCTGGCTCGGCTGGATCTCGCTGCAGCGCGGCGACTACGAGCGGGCGCGGCGGTTCTGCGAGCGGGCGTCGAGGCTGGCCACCGAGCAGAGCCACCGGCCCGGACAGATCTTCGCCGAGATGGGACTCGCCTTCGCCGCGCGCAAGGACGGCCGGCTCGATCTCGCCGAGACCCATCTGCGCAACCTGCTGGAACAGGCCCCGTGGCAGGACACCGGGGAGGTTCCGCCCCCGCACCTTCCCATGATCATGACCGAGCTCGGCCTCGTCACCGAGCGGCGCGGCGATGTGGAGGCGGCTCTGGCCCTGCACCTGCGGGCGGTCGACCTCGCGACCAGGTTCGACAGCGCCCGGGAGATGACGGGCGCCCTGGAGGGTCTGGCCGGCGTGCTGGTCCTCACCGGAGACCCCGCCCGCGCCGCCCTGCTCCTGGGCGCGGCGGCCGCGGCCCGGGTGTCGAGTGGACTGCCGCTCACACCCGCCGAACGCGGCGACATCGACCGGATCGCCGCGAGCGCGCGCGACGCACTGGGCGAGAAGGGCTTCGCCGTCGAATTCGAACACGGGGGCGGGCTGACGATCGAGGGGGTTCGTTCCGTCGTCGTCCGGTAG
- a CDS encoding GNAT family N-acetyltransferase, with product MQIDVTLSPGGDFFEAEVDGKHAGRLDLIRRGTVIVYPHTEVDPEFEGKGVGGELVRAALDAARAEGAKVVPSCWFVKGWIERHPDYADLVEGR from the coding sequence ATGCAGATCGACGTCACGCTCTCCCCCGGCGGCGATTTCTTCGAGGCGGAGGTGGACGGCAAGCACGCGGGACGGCTGGATCTCATCCGCCGCGGCACCGTCATCGTCTACCCCCACACCGAGGTCGACCCGGAGTTCGAGGGCAAAGGGGTGGGCGGTGAGCTCGTCCGCGCGGCGCTGGACGCGGCCCGCGCGGAGGGGGCGAAGGTCGTGCCGAGCTGCTGGTTCGTGAAGGGCTGGATCGAGCGCCACCCTGACTACGCCGACCTCGTCGAAGGCCGCTGA
- a CDS encoding nucleotidyltransferase domain-containing protein — protein sequence MFEANEVLRVLALLRQAGCEVWIAGGWGVDALVGEVTREHRDLDLVHRVEQEPLLIGTLEAAGFGERPDAQPGRPVRFVMADPGGHELDLHPLLFGPDGSAVQHADTRGGTFSYPADAFVTGVIGGVRVPCLSVTQQIHFHQGYDPADRDRHDMARLREAFGVTTHF from the coding sequence GTGTTCGAGGCGAATGAGGTTCTGAGGGTGCTGGCGCTGTTGCGTCAGGCCGGGTGCGAGGTCTGGATCGCCGGTGGATGGGGCGTCGACGCCCTGGTGGGCGAGGTGACCCGCGAGCATCGCGATCTCGACCTGGTGCACCGTGTCGAGCAGGAGCCGCTGCTGATCGGAACGCTGGAGGCGGCCGGGTTCGGCGAGCGGCCCGACGCCCAGCCGGGTCGGCCGGTCCGCTTCGTCATGGCCGACCCCGGTGGGCACGAGCTGGATCTGCACCCGCTGCTGTTCGGCCCGGACGGCTCGGCCGTCCAGCACGCCGACACGCGAGGCGGCACCTTCTCCTATCCCGCCGACGCCTTCGTCACGGGCGTGATCGGGGGCGTTCGGGTGCCCTGCCTGTCGGTCACCCAGCAGATCCACTTCCATCAGGGATACGACCCCGCCGACCGGGACCGGCATGACATGGCCCGGCTCCGCGAGGCGTTCGGGGTCACCACCCACTTCTGA
- a CDS encoding aromatic ring-hydroxylating dioxygenase subunit alpha, whose translation MVFPRNQWYVAAYGEEVGEELLARTICGEPIVFYRTGAGDAVALADRCVHRRFPLSEGHRDGDRLVCGYHGFTYEPDGRCVAVPAQTRIPRTARVPVYPVVEQDSLVWVWIGDGDADPAAIPRAPWLDAEGWVVVRGMEPLEARYELLVDNLMDLSHETYLHGGYIGTPEVAETPITTSVDEEAGVVRVSRRMKDVECPPFYANSTGIKGRIDRWQDIEYQPPCLYLLHSRIAPAGLEPAPDGDDSAAFHAEIVYGITPSTETTTFDFWMVARDFALDDPEVTTYLAESNRTVVMQDVVALNLLEKVIATEPEGYQELSINIDTGGLAARRLLQRMTDES comes from the coding sequence ATGGTTTTCCCCCGCAACCAGTGGTACGTCGCCGCCTACGGTGAAGAGGTCGGCGAGGAGCTGCTCGCCCGTACGATCTGCGGCGAGCCGATCGTCTTCTACCGGACCGGGGCCGGGGACGCCGTCGCCCTGGCCGACCGTTGCGTGCACCGCCGTTTCCCGCTCTCGGAGGGCCACCGGGACGGTGACCGGCTGGTGTGCGGCTACCACGGCTTCACGTACGAGCCCGACGGGAGGTGCGTGGCCGTTCCCGCGCAGACCCGGATTCCGCGTACGGCACGCGTCCCCGTCTATCCGGTGGTCGAACAGGACTCCCTGGTGTGGGTGTGGATCGGCGACGGCGACGCGGACCCGGCGGCGATTCCTCGCGCCCCGTGGCTCGACGCCGAGGGCTGGGTCGTCGTCCGCGGGATGGAGCCGCTGGAGGCCCGGTACGAGCTGCTCGTCGACAACCTGATGGACCTGTCGCACGAGACCTACCTGCACGGCGGCTACATCGGGACCCCGGAGGTGGCGGAGACCCCGATCACGACCTCGGTCGACGAGGAGGCCGGCGTCGTCAGGGTCAGCCGCCGGATGAAGGACGTCGAATGCCCGCCCTTCTACGCGAACTCCACCGGCATCAAGGGCCGGATCGACCGCTGGCAGGACATCGAGTACCAGCCGCCGTGCCTCTACCTCCTGCACAGCCGCATCGCCCCCGCCGGCCTCGAACCCGCACCGGACGGTGACGACAGCGCCGCCTTCCACGCGGAGATCGTGTACGGGATCACCCCGTCGACCGAGACCACGACCTTCGACTTCTGGATGGTCGCCCGGGACTTCGCCCTCGACGATCCGGAGGTGACGACCTACCTCGCGGAGAGCAACCGCACCGTGGTCATGCAGGACGTGGTCGCCCTCAACCTCCTCGAAAAGGTCATCGCCACCGAGCCCGAGGGCTATCAGGAACTCAGCATCAACATCGACACCGGCGGGCTCGCGGCGCGGCGGCTGCTCCAGCGGATGACGGACGAATCGTGA
- a CDS encoding ATP-binding protein, with the protein MTGDHGQQWPIDEDLTALRERLLQRATQAGIRGERLDDLLLAVNEAVINVLEHGGGAGTLSISQDETYLTVDVTDAAGHLASRHIPRQRPTGTVRGFGLWLMSQLCDEFTIQQIAGRSRVRLRMLLHRSSTGAAPHDSVRDGPDQSESWARSEARSSSANDAGAHADLDRHGGTAPSPRRRHE; encoded by the coding sequence GTGACCGGCGACCACGGCCAGCAGTGGCCGATCGACGAGGATCTCACCGCTCTGCGCGAGCGTCTCCTCCAACGCGCGACTCAGGCCGGCATCCGGGGCGAACGGCTGGACGATCTGCTTCTCGCCGTCAACGAGGCGGTCATCAACGTCCTGGAACACGGTGGCGGCGCCGGCACGCTGAGCATCTCGCAGGACGAGACCTACCTGACCGTGGATGTCACCGACGCCGCAGGCCATCTGGCCTCCCGGCACATCCCCCGGCAGCGTCCCACGGGCACCGTACGAGGTTTCGGCCTGTGGTTGATGAGCCAGCTGTGCGACGAGTTCACCATCCAGCAGATCGCGGGGAGGTCCCGCGTTCGCCTGCGGATGCTCCTGCACCGCTCCTCGACCGGTGCCGCACCGCACGACTCCGTGCGGGACGGCCCCGATCAGAGCGAGTCATGGGCCCGCTCCGAGGCCCGGTCATCGTCGGCGAACGACGCGGGCGCTCACGCGGACCTCGACCGTCACGGCGGGACGGCCCCTTCACCCCGGCGGCGTCACGAGTGA
- the mltG gene encoding endolytic transglycosylase MltG produces MNIEDLLRETLSDMAREERPPPPGRFLQVGGGRSRRRGLALAAAAAVTVMAVGSTLVVGGLSSRMTVSEPPVGQGSGEVPVEVLRNRLTVKEGLRLTDVFKRLSNVTGRPVKEFEQAAKHGGALGLPAYAKGRLEGFAFPATYEVSPTSSPAEILAAMVARFNRTAEDLDLVDGARRAGRTPLEILTIASIVQAESGTNRDMPKIARVVYNRLDLKPARKLEMDSTLMYGLNKYGITASNKDLRSRSPYNTYMRPGLPPGPIGNPGADAIKAALKPAAGSWLWFVTTDPKKGVTKFAGSESEFLKLKEEWERNRGNR; encoded by the coding sequence ATGAACATCGAAGACCTGCTGCGCGAGACCCTTTCCGACATGGCCCGTGAGGAGCGGCCACCTCCGCCGGGCCGGTTCCTCCAGGTCGGCGGGGGCCGATCCCGGCGCCGCGGCCTCGCCCTGGCAGCGGCGGCGGCCGTCACCGTGATGGCGGTCGGATCCACCCTCGTCGTCGGAGGGCTGTCCTCTCGGATGACGGTCTCCGAGCCCCCCGTCGGGCAGGGTTCCGGCGAGGTGCCCGTCGAGGTCCTGCGGAACCGTTTGACCGTGAAGGAAGGGCTGCGGCTCACGGATGTCTTCAAGCGACTGTCGAACGTCACCGGCAGGCCGGTGAAGGAGTTCGAGCAGGCCGCCAAGCACGGCGGGGCGCTCGGCCTTCCGGCCTACGCCAAGGGCAGGCTGGAGGGATTCGCCTTTCCCGCGACCTACGAGGTCTCGCCCACGTCGAGCCCGGCCGAGATCCTCGCCGCGATGGTGGCCCGCTTCAACCGAACCGCCGAGGACCTCGACCTGGTGGACGGCGCCAGGCGTGCCGGCCGTACGCCACTGGAGATCTTGACCATCGCCAGCATCGTCCAGGCCGAGTCGGGCACCAATCGTGACATGCCCAAGATCGCGCGGGTCGTCTACAACCGGCTGGACCTCAAGCCCGCGAGGAAGCTGGAGATGGACAGCACGCTCATGTACGGCCTGAACAAGTACGGCATCACCGCCTCGAACAAGGATCTCCGGAGCCGGTCGCCGTACAACACCTACATGCGCCCCGGACTGCCGCCCGGTCCCATCGGCAACCCGGGCGCCGACGCCATCAAGGCCGCGCTGAAGCCGGCCGCCGGCTCCTGGCTGTGGTTCGTGACGACCGACCCGAAGAAGGGCGTCACGAAGTTCGCCGGCTCCGAATCCGAGTTCCTCAAGCTGAAGGAGGAGTGGGAAAGGAACCGCGGAAACCGGTGA
- a CDS encoding PDR/VanB family oxidoreductase, whose protein sequence is MNIETKVVVAGKDLIADGVVSLTLRAAGGEPLPRWQPGAHIDLLLGDTGLVRQYSLCGDPADTTVWRVAVLREPDGRGGSAWVHDRLDVGTEMSARGPRNHFPFTGGQRCLFIAGGIGITPLLPMVEAADRAGTEWRLIYGGRSRASMAFLGELARYGDRVTVRPQDETGLLDLDDLFREPHELVYSCGPEPLLAAVEERCTGGTLRVERFTPTSIEGPETAFEVELAQSGLTVSVPPGTSVLDAVTAAGVQVLSSCGEGTCGTCETVVLDGVPEHRDSILTEEEREAADYMMICVSRSRTPRLVLEL, encoded by the coding sequence TTGAACATCGAGACGAAGGTCGTCGTGGCGGGCAAGGACCTGATCGCCGACGGCGTGGTGAGCCTGACCCTGCGAGCGGCCGGCGGTGAGCCGCTTCCCCGCTGGCAGCCCGGCGCCCACATCGATCTGCTGCTCGGCGACACCGGTCTCGTCCGGCAGTACTCGCTGTGCGGCGACCCGGCCGACACGACGGTCTGGCGGGTGGCGGTGCTCCGCGAGCCGGACGGCCGTGGCGGTTCCGCGTGGGTTCACGACCGGCTCGACGTGGGAACGGAGATGTCGGCGCGAGGTCCTCGCAACCACTTCCCGTTCACCGGGGGGCAGCGCTGCCTGTTCATCGCCGGGGGCATCGGGATCACCCCGCTCCTGCCCATGGTGGAGGCCGCCGACCGGGCGGGGACGGAGTGGCGGCTGATCTACGGCGGACGGAGCCGCGCGTCCATGGCCTTCCTCGGCGAACTCGCCCGGTACGGCGACCGGGTGACCGTACGGCCGCAGGACGAGACCGGCCTGCTCGACCTCGACGATCTCTTCCGGGAGCCGCACGAGCTGGTCTACTCCTGCGGGCCGGAGCCGCTGCTCGCCGCCGTGGAGGAGCGTTGCACAGGGGGAACGCTGCGCGTCGAGCGATTCACCCCCACATCGATCGAGGGTCCGGAGACGGCCTTCGAGGTGGAGCTCGCACAGAGCGGGCTCACCGTCAGCGTGCCGCCGGGCACCTCCGTCCTGGACGCGGTGACGGCCGCCGGAGTGCAGGTCCTGTCCTCCTGCGGGGAGGGCACGTGCGGAACCTGCGAGACCGTCGTGCTCGACGGGGTGCCCGAACACCGTGACTCGATCCTCACCGAGGAGGAGCGGGAGGCGGCCGACTACATGATGATCTGCGTCTCGCGGAGCAGGACCCCCCGCCTCGTCCTGGAGCTGTGA
- a CDS encoding STAS domain-containing protein has translation MSAAVLVTTVSDVPMEKTTPGWENVSLLALAGELDYTNAERLQHDLQEAIGPEPRDLVLDLTELSFCDSTGIQVFLAIRKITLDRGGNIALTGLQPRLQKLFHLTGLAPVFGIQPTVTDAVEAFRTRQSSS, from the coding sequence GTGAGCGCTGCCGTCCTTGTGACCACCGTGTCCGACGTCCCCATGGAAAAGACCACCCCGGGGTGGGAGAACGTGTCCCTCCTGGCCCTGGCCGGCGAACTCGACTACACCAACGCCGAGCGGCTCCAGCATGACCTTCAGGAGGCGATCGGACCGGAGCCTCGCGATCTCGTCCTGGATCTGACCGAGCTGAGCTTCTGCGATTCCACCGGAATCCAGGTCTTCCTCGCCATTCGCAAGATCACTTTGGACCGTGGTGGCAACATCGCCCTGACCGGCCTGCAACCCCGCCTGCAGAAGCTTTTCCACCTGACCGGACTCGCTCCCGTCTTCGGCATCCAGCCCACCGTCACCGACGCCGTCGAGGCTTTCCGCACCCGCCAGTCATCATCGTGA